In one Leptospira fletcheri genomic region, the following are encoded:
- a CDS encoding type III pantothenate kinase, whose translation MILVIDVGNTNTVFGIYRDGSKEAIFHRRTVTRRDRTSDEMGLFLRGFLREFEIDSSHIKGGIYSSVVPQLNPILERMIQDWFKIDPIGVNYRMKLPFGILYPRPFEIGADRLVNAAAVVTDHPGRNIIIDLGTATTFCVVDDVPNYLGGVIAPGLKGSMDALTRNAAQLPPIVFQPPQKILGDSTIESIQAGFFFGWIGLLDGIIQEIKKAYGKEYRVIGTGGLVTTIHSAHPGLFDKIEPLLTLRGLQILYDLNRS comes from the coding sequence ATGATTCTGGTAATAGACGTCGGTAATACGAATACCGTCTTCGGTATTTATCGGGACGGTTCCAAAGAAGCGATCTTCCACAGGAGGACTGTGACTCGTAGGGATCGCACTTCGGACGAGATGGGACTTTTTCTCCGCGGTTTTTTACGGGAATTCGAGATAGATAGTTCGCATATCAAAGGCGGAATCTATTCCTCCGTCGTGCCTCAGCTCAATCCGATTTTGGAAAGAATGATCCAGGATTGGTTTAAAATCGATCCGATCGGAGTGAATTACCGGATGAAACTTCCTTTCGGAATTCTTTATCCTCGGCCCTTCGAAATCGGAGCAGACAGATTGGTGAATGCCGCGGCAGTCGTAACGGATCATCCGGGCAGGAACATCATCATCGACCTCGGAACCGCGACCACGTTTTGCGTAGTGGATGACGTTCCCAATTACTTGGGTGGAGTGATCGCTCCGGGTCTGAAAGGATCCATGGATGCTTTGACCAGAAACGCAGCGCAACTTCCGCCGATCGTGTTTCAGCCTCCGCAAAAGATTTTGGGGGATTCCACCATCGAATCCATACAAGCGGGATTTTTTTTCGGTTGGATAGGGTTACTGGACGGGATCATACAGGAAATCAAAAAGGCTTACGGAAAAGAATACCGGGTGATCGGTACAGGTGGCCTAGTGACCACCATTCATTCCGCGCATCCCGGACTCTTCGACAAAATAGAACCGTTGCTCACCTTACGCGGATTGCAGATTCTTTACGATCTGAATCGATCTTAA
- a CDS encoding efflux RND transporter permease subunit, with amino-acid sequence MMMIGIILLGSIGFSRMGLSQMPDVDFPVVNVTLNLEGANASVMETDVVDPIEEVLLTVQGVVEVRSVSTDNSATITVELELKRDVDVAIQEIQTKIAQVQNKLPDALDPPILMKSNPDDTPIIWVSLTAQGKTEQEKMIFVKTRLKDKFQEIPGVGEIILGGYVDRTINVFLDPIRLTRSELTVNDITNTLSEQNIEVPSGRVENKSSEISLRAVGDVPTVEQFSNIFINSRSGAAMFRPVRLREVAKIEDGLDEIRRISRFNGISAVGLGIKKLKGANAVQVGDLVKKKMQELKPALPEGYDLSVAADNTTFIRDSVEELIFTLVLSALLTGFVCRLFLGSWSSTWNVLLAIPTSVMGTFLILYFAGFTLNTFTLLGLSLAVGIVVDDAIMVLENISRHKEMGKSWFQAALDGASEIRFAALAATLAIIAIFLPVAFMSGIIGRYFLEFGVTVAVAVALSLFEALSFTPMRASRYRERNGAAIAAFEAIAKHGKKKTKNLGSDPGAKQESDRWDRTISKAKEILAPISFFKKMDPVIERFLQFCERIYGKALDYVIAFPKTVLLVSTILFLLSLGFMILLKKEFIPPQDMGRFVIRAKMPIGSSIFRTNEAMRKVEEYLVSRPEITKYMSNIGGMGGTESNGAMFFVSVKDMGKRPKSKKTGREITQNEIFAELRKDLKSLVPECKFSVQDLSQRGFSAGRGYPVELVLTGPDWANLAKVSDEIRNRLDEKGILLDIDTDYVAGQPEVRILPNREAAAIRGVSMANIGNTIGPLMGGKKVSRFTENGRSFDVRVKINKEQGEKADIIPNISVRNTYGEFIRLKDVLVLQATNTLKNITRVNRDRTIKIFGNPPVAVGQNKATENAIRIAKEILPEGYSVDVTGSAKTAGESAGSLQFALVLGIIMSYMILASQFNSLKQPLYILLAMPFSFSGALIALYFTKQSFNMYSFIGLIMLLGLVKKNSILLVEFVNHVRSTGKGIAESIREGCPVRLRPVLMTSFSSIAAAIPPALALGPGAETRVPMAITILGGLILSTLITFIVVPAAYMLMEKESNDHLAHR; translated from the coding sequence ATGATGATGATCGGAATCATTCTCTTGGGATCCATCGGCTTCTCCAGGATGGGACTTTCCCAAATGCCGGATGTGGATTTTCCCGTCGTCAACGTTACTTTAAATCTGGAAGGCGCTAACGCCTCCGTAATGGAGACGGACGTAGTGGATCCGATCGAGGAAGTACTGCTGACGGTCCAGGGCGTAGTGGAGGTCCGGTCCGTTTCCACCGATAACTCTGCGACCATTACCGTGGAATTGGAACTCAAACGGGATGTGGACGTTGCCATCCAAGAGATTCAGACGAAGATCGCTCAGGTCCAGAACAAGTTGCCCGATGCTCTGGATCCGCCCATCCTAATGAAATCCAATCCTGACGATACTCCGATCATTTGGGTCTCTCTCACTGCCCAGGGAAAAACGGAACAGGAGAAGATGATCTTCGTAAAGACCCGTCTCAAGGATAAGTTCCAGGAGATTCCGGGTGTCGGGGAAATCATCCTTGGCGGCTACGTGGATCGTACGATCAACGTATTTCTGGATCCGATTCGTTTGACCCGCTCGGAACTGACGGTCAACGACATTACGAATACTTTATCCGAACAGAATATAGAGGTTCCTTCGGGAAGGGTGGAGAATAAGAGTTCCGAAATCTCCTTACGGGCGGTAGGCGACGTTCCCACAGTGGAACAATTTTCGAATATATTTATAAACTCAAGAAGCGGGGCGGCCATGTTCCGTCCGGTAAGACTCCGGGAAGTCGCGAAAATCGAGGACGGCCTGGACGAAATCCGTAGAATTTCCCGGTTTAACGGGATTTCCGCCGTAGGTCTGGGAATCAAGAAGTTGAAGGGAGCCAACGCCGTTCAGGTCGGCGATCTAGTTAAGAAAAAGATGCAGGAACTAAAACCTGCCTTACCGGAAGGATACGATTTATCCGTAGCCGCGGACAACACCACGTTCATTCGTGATTCGGTCGAGGAGCTGATCTTTACGCTGGTTCTTTCCGCGCTTCTGACCGGATTCGTATGCAGACTTTTTTTGGGAAGCTGGAGCAGTACTTGGAACGTTCTGCTCGCCATACCGACTTCCGTGATGGGAACTTTCCTCATCCTGTATTTCGCCGGCTTTACCTTGAATACGTTCACCTTGTTGGGGTTGTCTCTTGCTGTCGGTATTGTCGTGGACGACGCGATCATGGTTTTGGAGAATATCAGTCGGCATAAGGAAATGGGAAAAAGCTGGTTCCAAGCAGCTTTGGACGGAGCTTCCGAGATTCGGTTTGCCGCTCTGGCTGCGACTCTGGCCATCATCGCCATCTTTCTGCCTGTGGCTTTCATGTCCGGAATCATCGGAAGGTATTTCCTGGAATTCGGTGTGACGGTCGCAGTCGCGGTCGCGCTCTCCCTTTTCGAAGCGCTGAGCTTCACTCCTATGCGTGCTTCGAGGTACCGTGAGAGAAACGGTGCAGCGATCGCGGCATTCGAAGCGATCGCTAAACACGGAAAAAAGAAGACCAAGAATCTCGGCTCTGATCCCGGAGCGAAGCAGGAATCCGATCGATGGGATAGAACCATCTCCAAAGCGAAGGAGATCCTGGCTCCGATTTCCTTCTTTAAAAAAATGGATCCGGTAATCGAACGGTTTCTGCAATTCTGCGAGAGAATTTACGGAAAGGCTTTGGATTACGTGATCGCTTTTCCGAAAACGGTCTTGTTGGTTTCGACGATTTTATTTCTACTTTCTCTAGGTTTTATGATCCTCCTCAAGAAAGAGTTCATACCTCCTCAGGATATGGGACGCTTCGTGATCCGTGCAAAAATGCCGATCGGTTCCTCGATCTTTCGAACGAACGAGGCCATGAGGAAGGTGGAGGAATATCTGGTTTCTCGCCCCGAGATCACGAAATACATGTCCAATATCGGAGGGATGGGAGGAACGGAATCCAACGGGGCCATGTTCTTCGTTTCGGTGAAGGACATGGGAAAGAGGCCGAAGAGTAAAAAGACCGGAAGAGAGATCACCCAAAACGAGATTTTTGCCGAGCTGAGAAAGGATTTGAAATCCCTCGTTCCGGAATGCAAGTTCTCCGTGCAGGATCTTTCCCAAAGAGGATTTAGCGCGGGACGGGGATATCCTGTGGAACTGGTTCTTACCGGTCCGGATTGGGCCAATTTGGCCAAGGTTTCCGACGAGATCCGGAACAGATTGGACGAGAAAGGGATTTTGTTGGACATCGATACCGACTACGTCGCCGGACAGCCGGAGGTCCGTATTCTTCCGAATCGCGAAGCCGCTGCGATTCGCGGAGTGAGTATGGCGAATATCGGAAATACGATCGGACCGTTGATGGGTGGGAAAAAGGTAAGTAGGTTCACCGAGAATGGGCGGAGTTTCGACGTTCGTGTAAAGATCAATAAGGAACAAGGCGAAAAGGCGGATATCATTCCGAATATTTCCGTGCGCAATACGTACGGAGAATTCATCCGCTTGAAGGACGTTTTGGTACTACAGGCCACGAATACTCTCAAGAACATCACTCGGGTCAATCGGGATAGAACGATTAAGATTTTCGGAAATCCGCCTGTGGCAGTGGGACAAAACAAAGCGACGGAGAATGCGATTCGAATCGCCAAGGAAATTCTTCCCGAAGGCTATTCGGTGGACGTAACGGGTTCGGCAAAAACCGCCGGGGAATCCGCGGGAAGTCTTCAGTTTGCCCTCGTTCTCGGCATTATCATGTCTTACATGATTCTGGCCAGCCAGTTCAACAGTCTCAAGCAACCTCTCTACATCTTATTGGCCATGCCTTTCAGTTTTTCGGGGGCGCTAATCGCGTTGTATTTCACTAAGCAGTCCTTTAATATGTACAGTTTCATAGGCTTGATCATGCTGCTTGGATTGGTGAAAAAGAATTCCATCCTGTTGGTGGAGTTCGTAAATCACGTACGATCCACGGGAAAGGGGATCGCGGAATCGATCCGCGAAGGATGTCCGGTCCGTTTGCGGCCGGTCTTGATGACTTCCTTCTCTTCGATCGCGGCGGCGATTCCTCCCGCTTTGGCCTTGGGTCCGGGTGCGGAAACTCGCGTACCTATGGCGATCACGATTTTAGGAGGATTGATTCTTTCTACGCTCATAACCTTTATCGTGGTTCCTGCGGCTTACATGCTTATGGAAAAGGAATCGAATGATCATCTTGCCCACAGATAA
- a CDS encoding Tll0287-like domain-containing protein — MKQNKSTLFRKLFLRGISLLILVQFFAVCDRNQDGDKKEILSNLFAELQAELSKELRSSIRTRGLADSISICKTLSPSKEKEIGDRYPGLRIRRVSEKNRNPQHSPDEWEMQVFSDWKKFAETGRPPYSFFESTPNELRAMRPISIADETCLKCHGPTEKIDAKTLAKIRALYPKDAAVDYKMGDLRGAFSATWKRL; from the coding sequence GTGAAGCAGAACAAATCCACCTTGTTCCGGAAACTTTTTCTACGCGGAATTTCCCTCCTCATTTTGGTCCAATTTTTTGCGGTTTGCGATAGAAACCAAGACGGCGACAAAAAGGAAATCCTATCGAACTTATTCGCCGAATTGCAAGCGGAGCTATCGAAAGAACTCCGATCTTCGATCCGGACCAGAGGGTTAGCCGATTCGATTTCCATTTGCAAAACCCTTTCTCCTTCCAAAGAAAAAGAGATCGGTGATCGTTACCCTGGCTTACGGATCCGAAGAGTCTCGGAAAAAAACCGAAACCCGCAACATTCCCCCGACGAATGGGAAATGCAGGTGTTCTCTGACTGGAAAAAATTCGCGGAAACCGGTAGGCCTCCTTATTCTTTCTTTGAAAGTACTCCGAACGAACTCCGCGCGATGCGACCGATTTCGATCGCCGACGAAACCTGTCTCAAATGCCATGGCCCGACGGAAAAAATCGACGCTAAGACCCTAGCGAAGATCCGCGCGTTATATCCTAAAGATGCGGCAGTCGACTATAAGATGGGAGACCTAAGAGGCGCGTTCTCCGCTACCTGGAAGAGACTTTAG
- the cfa gene encoding cyclopropane fatty acyl phospholipid synthase, which yields MRNAIRKKVETLFSAAGVSFVGNSPWDLKIKNDSFYERVAAKGSLGFGEAYMDGWFESEKLDQTIYKVVKAGLERKGGKSWRDLLLFVLSRLINQQDGNRAFEVGERHYDIGNDLFREMLDPELVYSCAYWKKAKNLAEAQINKLDLICRKIKLKPGMKVLDIGCGWGGFARYAAKHYGAKIVGISVSKEQLSLAKDLSKGFDIEYRLQDYRAVNEPFDRIVSVGQMEHVGFKNYTTYMKIAYRCLKDGGLFLLHTIGSNNTSRVGDAWIEKYIFPNSLLPSSAQLTKAAEKLFVLEDLQNFGSYYDQTLMAWYNNFEKSWKKLGNKYGERFYRMWKFYLLACAGAFRARKLQLWQLVFSKEMEGVYEGVR from the coding sequence ATGCGAAATGCGATCCGTAAAAAAGTGGAAACCCTTTTTTCCGCAGCGGGAGTTTCTTTTGTAGGAAATTCCCCCTGGGACTTGAAAATCAAAAATGACTCGTTTTACGAAAGGGTAGCCGCAAAGGGATCCCTGGGTTTCGGGGAAGCTTACATGGACGGCTGGTTCGAAAGCGAAAAACTGGACCAGACGATTTACAAAGTCGTAAAGGCCGGTTTGGAACGGAAAGGGGGAAAATCCTGGAGGGATTTATTACTATTCGTTCTCTCCCGTTTGATCAACCAGCAAGACGGAAACAGAGCCTTCGAAGTCGGAGAAAGACATTACGATATCGGCAACGATCTTTTCCGCGAAATGTTGGACCCGGAACTCGTGTATTCCTGCGCCTATTGGAAAAAAGCCAAGAATCTTGCGGAAGCCCAAATCAACAAATTGGATCTGATCTGCAGAAAAATTAAGTTAAAACCGGGAATGAAGGTCCTGGATATAGGCTGCGGTTGGGGAGGATTTGCCCGCTATGCCGCAAAACATTACGGGGCAAAAATCGTAGGAATCAGCGTGTCGAAGGAACAATTGTCCTTAGCCAAGGACTTATCCAAAGGATTCGACATCGAATACCGACTCCAAGATTATCGCGCTGTAAACGAACCCTTCGATCGGATCGTTTCCGTGGGACAGATGGAACACGTAGGTTTCAAGAATTATACGACCTATATGAAAATAGCCTATCGATGCCTGAAAGACGGCGGGTTATTTCTACTGCATACCATCGGCTCCAATAACACTTCCAGAGTCGGCGACGCGTGGATCGAAAAGTACATCTTTCCGAATTCCCTGCTTCCTTCATCCGCACAACTAACCAAAGCCGCCGAGAAATTATTCGTCTTGGAAGACCTTCAGAATTTCGGAAGCTATTACGACCAGACCTTGATGGCTTGGTACAATAACTTCGAAAAATCCTGGAAAAAGCTCGGTAATAAGTACGGAGAAAGATTTTATAGAATGTGGAAATTCTATCTCTTAGCGTGCGCTGGTGCGTTCCGCGCCAGGAAATTACAACTTTGGCAACTCGTGTTTTCTAAAGAGATGGAAGGAGTCTACGAAGGCGTGCGTTAA
- a CDS encoding biotin--[acetyl-CoA-carboxylase] ligase codes for MPFRLLEPDKGIFLAETSSTNSLLKGKEFPPGTWILADFQSRGRGRKNRTWSVIGDEPFLFSGKLRYSGELPSPNLVSLFVGVSVSKALLSAYPSLHSSGKLKIKWPNDIFVNDKKVCGILIETEKEGEEWDWILGIGVNLFGNRSPEELPEAGFVTSLDSESGRRNRFLETLLPLLNDAVLSLSDGKEYLSFVNDRLLWKGQTVSFRQDGAEQTGVLLEVDVSGRLLVKVDSGRILEFIDSPEDFRSLA; via the coding sequence GTGCCTTTTCGACTTTTAGAACCCGATAAAGGAATTTTCCTCGCGGAGACTTCCTCCACCAATTCTCTTTTGAAAGGGAAGGAATTCCCACCCGGAACCTGGATCCTCGCCGATTTTCAATCCCGCGGTCGGGGAAGAAAGAATCGGACTTGGTCCGTAATCGGCGACGAACCCTTCCTGTTTTCGGGAAAACTCAGGTATAGCGGAGAACTCCCTTCTCCCAACTTGGTTTCTCTCTTCGTAGGGGTTTCCGTATCCAAAGCCCTTCTATCCGCCTATCCTTCCTTACATTCTTCCGGAAAACTGAAAATTAAATGGCCCAACGATATCTTCGTAAACGACAAGAAGGTATGTGGGATTCTGATCGAAACGGAAAAAGAAGGAGAAGAATGGGATTGGATCCTAGGAATCGGAGTCAATCTCTTCGGAAATCGTTCTCCGGAGGAACTCCCCGAGGCGGGCTTCGTGACTTCCTTGGATTCTGAATCCGGTCGGCGAAATCGTTTTCTGGAAACCCTTTTGCCCTTGCTCAACGATGCAGTTCTGTCTCTTTCCGATGGAAAGGAATATCTTTCCTTCGTAAACGACAGATTACTTTGGAAAGGACAGACGGTCTCTTTCCGACAGGACGGAGCGGAACAAACGGGAGTGTTATTGGAAGTGGACGTGTCCGGCCGCCTACTAGTGAAAGTGGACTCCGGAAGAATTCTCGAATTCATTGACAGCCCCGAAGATTTCAGGTCCTTGGCTTAA
- a CDS encoding crossover junction endodeoxyribonuclease RuvC — MKVLGIDPGSHRMGYAVLEKELSRIHVRTYGTIEVPSGTKSPINLIAIRRQLEAILDEFRPDLACVEDLFFAKNRTTAAKVYESRGVVLLTLGEHNIPFVEPTASQIKKGTTGSGVADKKEIKAALKLLLGLAELTGHDDSWDAMASAYVGFAMSGSVGR, encoded by the coding sequence ATGAAGGTGCTCGGAATCGATCCTGGTTCCCACCGCATGGGCTATGCTGTGTTAGAAAAGGAATTGTCCAGGATCCATGTCCGCACTTACGGAACGATAGAAGTCCCTTCGGGGACCAAAAGTCCGATCAATCTGATCGCGATCCGCCGCCAGCTCGAAGCCATCCTGGACGAATTCCGTCCGGATTTGGCCTGTGTGGAGGATCTTTTCTTTGCCAAAAACCGAACTACAGCGGCAAAAGTTTACGAATCCAGAGGAGTCGTTCTTCTTACATTAGGGGAACATAATATACCTTTCGTCGAGCCTACGGCTTCCCAAATTAAAAAAGGGACAACGGGTAGCGGAGTAGCCGATAAAAAGGAAATCAAAGCTGCCCTAAAACTGCTGCTCGGACTCGCGGAACTGACCGGCCACGACGATTCCTGGGATGCCATGGCCTCGGCTTACGTCGGTTTTGCGATGTCGGGTTCCGTCGGTCGCTAA
- a CDS encoding YebC/PmpR family DNA-binding transcriptional regulator produces MSGHSKWATIKRKKDAIDSKRGAVFTKIVKEITVAARMGGSDQEGNPRLRLAVLKAKSANMPKDNIERAIKKGTGELEGIVYEECLYECFGPGGIAIMVEAVTDKKSRTTPEIKSILTKLGGSLATTGSVSRLFERKGIIIVPSGQISEEELVDLAVGAGAEDVQNEGEVFRVVTAPDEYEAVQTALNNKGIKTDESEIKFVPLVTTEVSDKELADKTMKLIDNLETHDDVQSVNSNFELSAELEKEYE; encoded by the coding sequence ATGTCCGGTCATAGTAAGTGGGCTACGATCAAACGTAAAAAGGACGCAATCGACTCCAAAAGAGGTGCCGTCTTTACCAAAATAGTGAAGGAGATCACGGTCGCCGCCAGAATGGGCGGATCGGATCAGGAAGGGAATCCCCGTCTGCGTCTTGCCGTCCTGAAAGCGAAGTCGGCGAATATGCCGAAGGACAATATCGAAAGGGCGATCAAAAAAGGAACCGGGGAATTGGAGGGGATCGTATACGAGGAATGTCTGTACGAATGTTTCGGCCCCGGCGGGATTGCGATCATGGTGGAAGCGGTTACGGATAAAAAATCCCGCACGACTCCTGAAATCAAAAGCATCCTGACCAAGCTAGGCGGTTCTCTTGCCACTACCGGTAGCGTCAGTAGGCTCTTCGAGAGAAAGGGAATCATCATCGTGCCTTCCGGGCAGATCTCCGAGGAGGAACTGGTGGATCTGGCCGTAGGCGCCGGAGCGGAGGATGTTCAGAACGAAGGAGAAGTCTTTCGCGTAGTTACGGCTCCGGATGAATACGAAGCGGTGCAGACTGCGCTTAACAACAAAGGAATCAAGACTGACGAATCGGAGATCAAATTCGTTCCCCTCGTTACCACCGAAGTTTCCGATAAGGAGCTTGCGGATAAAACGATGAAATTGATCGATAACTTGGAAACCCACGACGACGTGCAAAGCGTTAACTCCAACTTCGAACTGTCGGCCGAGTTGGAGAAGGAGTATGAATAG
- a CDS encoding SpoIIE family protein phosphatase: MKFPLRFAWFCFLIIVLPLAAKDGIDFEIDNLSAVRSLDGSDWKVTSEDLDPEKIYESYRNGENPFADWEEYSVPGNYFKNRPDVSSKISRIWIAKRIRIGKKEKAEQVSIRLGVISDRDEAYWDGRRIGKSGDFDSEKPQAYDQVRIYEIPESLTESDSFHVLLVKVEKYFPNDIGITGDRVEIGPSDLIRAGFDREEYLKLLLLTVYLTVGVYFAFLFIRRRKESENLYFSAFTLLLVIYQFLRNQTKYDLGISFFVLKKTEYLVLIFTVPLFCHFLRTYFRAPRTTALHVLDALCFLSAIFILSTGDVKHYMFVNQNIVQPIWIGYVAFAFFWLYREIRKRNRDAMLVLSGMGLVLAATVVDILTDRGVFVFPRLVGYSFVFFVLSLATILANKFVRLNEEVEELNGSLEKKIEERTLELNQTLDQMRKLKIQQDGDYFLTALLINPLAVNENKSPKVRTDFYIKQKKTFEFRSKNYEIGGDICVSGNLELRGRQYTVFLNGDAMGKSIQGAGGALVLGSVFRAILTRSKTTRERETSPEQWLKQVFTELQQVYESFDGSMYVSAVIGLLDDETGFLYYVNAEHPWTILYRDGRATFIEDTLTCRKFGTPDNEKNLVVQTFQLFSKDVIFIGSDGKDDLKMLGRSGDWFINEDTEQILSVVEDGEGHPEKIFQFLISKGELYDDFTLLRLEYSGEKESSRPKVSREYYELFMNGKSLLKSGSRKEGLSLLEKAFESFPYDGNLLRLLGEQFLKEKSFLKAASYLESYISRFPSSLDHFYYAAYGYKMSGEIQKAMELCERLTLRNREHTKALALLAEISSQYTETKVSSR, translated from the coding sequence ATGAAATTCCCACTTAGGTTCGCTTGGTTCTGCTTTTTGATCATCGTTCTTCCTTTGGCTGCGAAGGACGGAATCGATTTCGAAATCGACAATCTTTCCGCGGTCCGTTCCTTGGATGGATCTGATTGGAAGGTGACGTCCGAAGATTTGGACCCCGAAAAAATTTACGAATCGTATAGAAACGGGGAAAATCCTTTCGCCGATTGGGAGGAATATTCCGTTCCCGGAAATTACTTTAAAAATAGGCCGGACGTAAGCTCGAAAATTTCCAGAATCTGGATCGCGAAACGAATCCGGATCGGAAAGAAGGAAAAAGCGGAGCAGGTTTCGATCCGTCTCGGTGTGATCTCGGACCGGGACGAGGCATACTGGGACGGGCGCAGAATCGGAAAGTCGGGAGATTTTGATTCGGAAAAACCCCAGGCCTATGATCAAGTCCGAATCTACGAGATTCCGGAGAGTCTTACGGAATCGGATTCCTTTCACGTACTTCTGGTAAAGGTCGAGAAGTATTTTCCGAACGACATAGGGATCACGGGAGATCGGGTCGAAATCGGTCCTAGCGATTTGATCCGAGCCGGATTCGATCGCGAGGAGTATTTAAAGTTACTTCTCTTAACGGTTTATCTTACCGTCGGAGTGTATTTCGCATTTTTGTTCATCAGGAGGAGAAAGGAATCCGAGAACCTATATTTTTCCGCCTTTACGCTCCTGCTCGTAATTTATCAATTTTTAAGAAATCAGACCAAGTACGATCTGGGAATATCCTTCTTTGTCCTGAAAAAGACGGAATATCTCGTGTTGATTTTTACGGTCCCGCTTTTCTGCCATTTTTTACGGACGTATTTTCGCGCTCCTCGAACGACGGCACTGCATGTTCTGGACGCCTTGTGTTTCCTCTCGGCGATTTTTATTCTTTCGACCGGGGATGTGAAGCATTACATGTTCGTAAACCAGAATATCGTGCAACCGATCTGGATCGGGTATGTCGCATTCGCGTTCTTCTGGCTGTACCGGGAAATTCGGAAACGGAACCGGGACGCTATGCTTGTCCTTTCAGGAATGGGTTTGGTTCTTGCGGCTACCGTAGTCGATATTCTTACCGATAGGGGAGTCTTTGTCTTTCCGAGGTTGGTCGGATATTCCTTCGTATTCTTCGTCTTGAGTTTGGCGACCATCCTTGCGAATAAGTTCGTACGATTGAACGAGGAAGTGGAAGAACTCAACGGTTCCCTGGAAAAGAAGATAGAAGAACGCACCCTCGAATTGAATCAAACCTTGGACCAGATGCGTAAACTCAAGATCCAGCAGGACGGGGATTATTTTCTCACCGCTCTTCTGATCAATCCCTTGGCGGTGAACGAGAATAAAAGTCCTAAGGTCCGGACGGATTTTTATATAAAGCAGAAGAAAACCTTCGAATTCAGATCGAAGAATTACGAGATCGGAGGCGATATTTGCGTTTCCGGAAATCTGGAATTGAGAGGCAGACAATATACCGTTTTTCTAAACGGTGATGCCATGGGAAAATCCATCCAAGGTGCGGGCGGGGCTTTGGTTTTAGGATCCGTATTTCGAGCGATTTTGACCCGGTCCAAAACGACGAGGGAAAGGGAAACTTCTCCCGAGCAATGGCTCAAACAGGTTTTCACCGAACTACAGCAAGTATACGAATCTTTTGACGGATCCATGTACGTTTCCGCAGTGATCGGTTTGTTGGACGACGAAACAGGGTTTTTGTACTATGTCAATGCCGAGCATCCTTGGACGATCCTGTACCGGGACGGCCGCGCCACCTTCATCGAGGACACCCTGACTTGTCGCAAGTTCGGGACACCGGATAACGAAAAAAACCTAGTCGTTCAGACCTTCCAGCTCTTTTCGAAAGACGTGATCTTCATAGGATCCGACGGGAAAGACGATCTGAAAATGTTGGGAAGATCCGGAGATTGGTTCATCAACGAGGATACGGAGCAGATCCTATCCGTAGTGGAGGATGGAGAAGGTCATCCCGAGAAAATCTTCCAATTCTTGATTTCCAAGGGGGAATTGTACGACGATTTCACTCTGCTTAGATTGGAATATTCCGGAGAAAAGGAGAGTTCACGACCGAAAGTTTCCAGAGAATATTATGAATTATTTATGAATGGGAAAAGTCTGCTGAAATCCGGAAGCAGAAAGGAAGGCCTCTCTCTTCTGGAAAAAGCGTTCGAATCCTTTCCTTACGACGGAAACCTACTGAGACTCCTGGGGGAGCAATTCCTAAAGGAAAAGAGCTTTTTAAAAGCCGCTTCCTATTTGGAATCCTATATTTCCCGTTTTCCTTCTTCTCTAGACCATTTTTATTATGCGGCGTACGGATATAAGATGTCTGGAGAAATCCAAAAGGCGATGGAATTGTGCGAAAGATTGACCCTAAGAAACCGAGAACATACAAAAGCTCTGGCATTGCTTGCGGAAATCTCGAGCCAGTATACGGAAACTAAAGTCTCTTCCAGGTAG